The sequence TTGGCGACCTCTGCCTCGCGCTTGGCGACCGTCGCGGCACGCTCGCGCTTGCTCTGGGTGGCCTTGCCCTGCACGCCGACCTTGCCGATCTGCCGCTCGGCAGTCGCGAGGTCGTCGCGGCTGTCGGCCAGCATGCGGCGGGCGTCGGAGGCATCGAAGCGCACCACCACGTCGCCCTTCTTCACGTGCGCGCCGTCGTCGACGATCCACGCGATCTTCAGCGGGCCGTCGGCGTCTGCGGGCGCGGCCACCTGCGTGGCCTCGACCGGTCGCAGCACGCCGTCGGCGCGGACCTTGCGGACGAAGCTCTGGCGCGGCTCGACCACCACGGTCGGGACCTGCTCGACGACCGCAGCTTCGAGTCGCCCGCACGCGACCAACGCGAGCAGCCACGGCGATGCGATGCGGACCGCGATCACGGCGGCTCCCCGGGCTCGGCGAGCAGGTGGTCGCCCTCGTCGAGACCGCGCTCGACCACCACGCGCTCGCGGCTGCGTGCGCCGAGCTCGACGTCGACGCGAACGTCACCCGTCGCGGTGCTGCGCACGACGTGGGCGCCGTCGGCATCGATGGTCACTGCCGACAGCGGCACCAGTAGTGCCTCGTCCACGCGCTGGATCTCGATGTCGCCGCGGAAGCGCATGCCTGGCCGCAGGCGCAGGCCCTCGGCGTCCGACAGCGCAATCTCGACGCGTGCGACCTTGAGCGGACTCTGCGGTGAGGCCACGCCGACTACGTGGGAGATCTCGGCGATGGTGCCCGCGATCTCGGCGTCGCTGCTGGCGTCGAGGCGCAGCGCGACGGCCTGGCCGAGCGCGACCCGGCCGAGGTCGACCTCGTCGATCTCACCGTCGCCGGTCATCTTCGCCAGCGAGACCACCTGGATCACCGTCTCGGCCCGCCATGCGTTGTCGCCCGGCTTCTTCTTGTGACCCTCCCAGTCGGTCTGGTGGATCACCGTGCCGCGTCGGCGCGCGCGCACGGCCATGCCCTCGATCGCGGCGCGGATCTGCTGCACGCGCCCCTCGGCGCGGTCCCGCTTGCCGCGCCACGCCTCGATCTCCGCGGCGTCGCGGCGCGCCGCTGCGGCGGCCTTCTTGCCCAGGTACTCGACGTTGTTCCGCGCCAGCACGAGATCGAGACGGGCCTTCTCCAGCTCGATGACGGCGGTGATCCCCGGCGGCGCGTCGGCCTTCACCTTGGCCTTGCGCAGCGCGGCCTCGGCCTCGGCGATCGCGAGCTGCTCGTCGTGGCGAGCGACCCGCGACGACGATTGCTTCAGCTCGAGCTGTGTCGCGGCCGAGTCACGCTCTGCGATCTTCTCCTCCAGCTTTCGCTCGAGCTCGCTGGCGTCGAACGCAAGCACGGGCGCGCCCTCGGCGACCTCCTCGCCCTCGGGCGCCATCATCTGGATCTGGAAGTTCCACATCTCCGGCACCGGCGGCGGGCCCAGGTGATCGGAGTCGACCGCCCGCAGCGTCCCTGCGACATCGACGGTCACCACCAAGGTGCCGCGCTCGACCACCACCGTGCTCGACTCCGCCGACGCCGGCGCGCACGCCAGCGCGGCGGCGCACGCCAAGCACGCGCGTCGCATCATCGGCCACCCTCCGTGACGCGCAGGCGATCGCCGGCGCGCACGCCTTCGAGGACCTCGCAACGCTGCGCATCGCAGGCCCCGAGCTGCAGCCCGACCACACTGCCGTCGTCGCGTTGCGCGGTGACGGGCCACCTCGCAGCGTCGAGTGCGCCCCGCGGCACCACGACCACGTCGTCGTGCGTGGGCCCGATGATCTCCGCCCGCACCGACAAGCCCGGTCGCAGCTCGCTCACGGCGGCGACGGGCTCGAGCGTGATGACGACGTCGAAGTGGCGACGCGTCGAGTCGCGCGCGACCGTCTGCGCGACCTCGGACACCGACACGACATGGCCCACCAGCAGCGTCGACGGATAGGCATCGACGGTGCAGCGCGCCGTCATCCCGGGCATGACGCGTCCATCGTCGACGTCGTCGAGACGCGCCTTGACGACCAGCTGCGAGAGATCCGGCAGCCGCACGACCTCCATCCCTGGCCACACGTTGTCGCCGACCTGCAGCTTGCGCCCCTCCCACGGGTGCCGACCCACCAGCACGATGCCGTCGCGGGAGGCGTGCAGCTCGAGCGACTCCAGCTGCGCCCGTGCGGCCTCGAGCTTGCGTTCGGCCTTGCTGAGCGCGAGCAGCTTCACCTCGGCCTCGAGCGCGCCGGCCTTCGAGGTGACACGCAGCTCATTGGCGGCGTCGACGGTGGCCGCCCTCGTACGCGCGACCGCCAGCGCATACTTCTCGAACTCGCGCCGCGACAGCAGCTCGGCCGGGGTCGTGCCGTCGACCTCGGCCTTCTCGAACTCGGTGTCGCTCTTGGCCGCGGCGAAGGCCTTGTCGAAGCGCTCGACGTCGGTCTTGGCGTCGTGCTCGAGGATCGCGCTGCCGGCCTCGACGACCGCGAGCTCGAGCTCGCGGATGCGGTTGGCGACCGCGACGTTGTCGAAGCCGACCACGCGATCGCCCTCGTGCACCACCGCGCCGTCCTCGGCCAGCCAACGGATGGACAGCTGCCAGTCTTCGGTGGTGGGCCCCGAGAGCGACTCGGAGCTCGCGGCATCGATCTCGCCGGTGATCCACAGGCCGGTCGCGATCGACCCCCGCTCGACCACCACGATCGGATGCGCATCGGGTTCTGCGCCGTCGGCGGCCGTACACGCCGCGAGCATCGAGGCCAGTACGATCGCGCGACGCTCAGGCATCGCCACCTCCGTCGAGGCCCTCGCGTGCGACCTCGACGCCACGGCCGTCGGCGACGATCTTGCCGTCGGCGAGTCGGATCGCGCGAGGGCAGCGCGCGGCGATGGTGGGCTCGTGCGTGACGATCGCGAGCGTGTGACCGCGGCCGTGCAGGGCGTCGAACAGCTCCATGATGGCG is a genomic window of Deltaproteobacteria bacterium containing:
- a CDS encoding HlyD family efflux transporter periplasmic adaptor subunit; translated protein: MMRRACLACAAALACAPASAESSTVVVERGTLVVTVDVAGTLRAVDSDHLGPPPVPEMWNFQIQMMAPEGEEVAEGAPVLAFDASELERKLEEKIAERDSAATQLELKQSSSRVARHDEQLAIAEAEAALRKAKVKADAPPGITAVIELEKARLDLVLARNNVEYLGKKAAAAARRDAAEIEAWRGKRDRAEGRVQQIRAAIEGMAVRARRRGTVIHQTDWEGHKKKPGDNAWRAETVIQVVSLAKMTGDGEIDEVDLGRVALGQAVALRLDASSDAEIAGTIAEISHVVGVASPQSPLKVARVEIALSDAEGLRLRPGMRFRGDIEIQRVDEALLVPLSAVTIDADGAHVVRSTATGDVRVDVELGARSRERVVVERGLDEGDHLLAEPGEPP
- a CDS encoding efflux RND transporter periplasmic adaptor subunit — encoded protein: MPERRAIVLASMLAACTAADGAEPDAHPIVVVERGSIATGLWITGEIDAASSESLSGPTTEDWQLSIRWLAEDGAVVHEGDRVVGFDNVAVANRIRELELAVVEAGSAILEHDAKTDVERFDKAFAAAKSDTEFEKAEVDGTTPAELLSRREFEKYALAVARTRAATVDAANELRVTSKAGALEAEVKLLALSKAERKLEAARAQLESLELHASRDGIVLVGRHPWEGRKLQVGDNVWPGMEVVRLPDLSQLVVKARLDDVDDGRVMPGMTARCTVDAYPSTLLVGHVVSVSEVAQTVARDSTRRHFDVVITLEPVAAVSELRPGLSVRAEIIGPTHDDVVVVPRGALDAARWPVTAQRDDGSVVGLQLGACDAQRCEVLEGVRAGDRLRVTEGGR